DNA sequence from the Aulosira sp. FACHB-615 genome:
ACAAAGACCAGGGAGACAAGGAAGAGGGGGTAGACAAGGGAGAGATGTTGATAAATCATTTAGGATTGCTATAGCTAGAAAATGTGAATATTGACTAAAGTAAAAAATACTCATATCTACCTTTCTTTATCCGAGCCTCTAGTTCCTCACCTATGAAATTACTTTGTTCTCAAAGCGACCTCAGCACTAACCTTTCCCTTGTGAGTCGTGCTGTACCTTCACGACCGAATCATCCTGTGTTGGCGAATATACTTTTACAAGCGGATGTAGAAACAAACCAAGTTAGTTTAACGGCTTTTGACTTGAGTTTGGGTATCCGTACGAGCTTTAGTGCGGAAGTTTGGCAAGGAGGTGCGATCGCCATACCTGCTAAACTTTTGCTAGATATTACCTCGCGTTTGCCAGAAGGGGAAATTACCTTAGATGATGAAGCTTCTGAAGCATCTACTGGTGAAGGTTTAATTGTCACCCTCACACCCAAAAGCGGCTATTATCAATTACGCGCCATGAGTGCGGAGGATTTTCCCGAACTCCCAATAATTGAAGATGCAGAACCAATTAATTTAACAGCCGCCGCCTTAATTGAAGGACTGCGGGGTTCATTATTTGCTACTAGTGCTGATGAAACCAAGCAAGTTCTCACAGGTGTACATTTAAGTGTGAAACAAGACACCCTAGAATTTGGTGCAACTGATGGACATCGCCTCGCAGTGGTAGAAACAACAAACGAGCGTCCTTTGGGTGGAAGTGGTGAATTAGAGGTGACAGTACCCAGCAAAGCCTTACGAGAACTAGAAAGGATGTTGGCGCATCATGCGGCGGATGATGCGATCGCCTTATACTTAGACCAAGGTCAAGTTATCTTTGAATGGCAACATCAACGCTTAACTAGCCGGACTTTAGAAGGGCAATATCCCGCATATCGCCAACTCATTCCCCGCCAATTTGAGCGCCAAGTTACAGTTGACCGCAAACAATTTTTAAGTACTTTAGAACGCATTGCTGTACTAGCAGATCAAAAGAATAATATAGTGAAACTCACCATTGATCATGCTGCCCAAGAATTAACCTTATCTTGTGAAGCTCAAGAAATGGGCAGTGGTCGAGAGTCCATCCCTGCGGAAATCTCTGGCGAAGATATCGAAATTGCTTTTAATGTGAAGTATTTAATGGAAGGTTTAAAAGCTTTGCCATCTTCAGAAATTCAAATGCACATTAATCAAAACCTCACGCCAGTCATTTTTACACCATTGGGAGGTTTGAAGATGACTTATTTAGCTATGCCGGTGCAGATGCGTAGTTAAAGAATTTGCTGAGGGCGGAGGAGGGCAATTGTCTTCCATTAATATCTGTTGATGGTGTGTTTTGAAAGGCTGACCGTAGATTTATTGGATTTACCCGTAATCTTAAATAATGAATCTACTTTGGTCACGACGTTAGAAAATCACAACATCATTTCAGTGTCATCCAGGCTAAAGCGATGGGGATTTTTAAGAATGAACCTACCATTTTCCTTGATTAAGTCACCTGTACAGTAAACAGGCAGGCGTTCTTGATAAGCTTTCAATGCCAGGATGTAGTCACGGTCAGCTAATTCAGTGTGGATGGGACGCAGTTTATCAACTACGATGCCCAACATAGTGATATCGCCACTGAGATGATCTGCATTGGGTGTGGCAATGTGCGTGACGACTGCTTGAATAGTGGTGTTGGGTGCATTTGTAATTAATTCACCGCAAACCGACTGTTGTGTTCTGGTTTCTGCCAATGCGAGAGTTTCAACAACCTCCGCCATACGACGGGAAAAATCGATAATTTCTGGTTTGAGGGGAAGTAAAATTTCAAAACCATCTAAAGTCCAAATAGCAGCTTTATCACCCTGACGTTGCTGTTGCTGCCAACCATGCGCGACTAAGTAAGCTTCTACTTGTCGGGGGTCGATATATTTAAATTTTTCTACATCCGGGAAAATAGCTGTCATAGGAATTCTCCAACGGCAATGCGTGACATGATGGTTTTGAGTGCGTCGGGACTAAATATATTTTGGCGCTTAATTTCCACAGTGATGGAAGTTTTGTTGTCAACTGGTGGTTGTCCACGCAACGATAACCAGTAACCGCAACGTTTGAGACAAAGAGATTCTTCGGTTTGCGATAACCAGTCACTAACCGCTTCTGGTACTAAGACAACTATTAATAGTTGTGGCACAAAGGGATCATCTTCTCTGAGTTCGTCATAATTTTTAGTGCTGAGTTTGTATTTAATAAATGTTTCTTTGAGAATATCTTGGGATGTAGATTTAATTTGTACGTCAAATCGAGGCAAACGCTTGGAGTTGAGTTTTCCTGGTACGGTGATTGTAGCGTCGATGCCGCTATCATCTAACCTACGTGTAGCAGCTTGTAGAGAGTAGCCAGCAGTTGCCGTGACAGCATACACATAAGCGTAACTAAAATCTTCTTTTTGGGTACTGAGGCTCATTATTTACAGACTTTAATGCTAGAGAATTTGAGATAAAAATTGGCGAGTTCTGTCTTCTTGAGGGTTGGTAAAAAAGATATCGGGTGTTGCTGACTCTACAAGAGAACCACTATCCATGAGAATTACTCGGTCAGCAACTTCACGGGCGAATCCAACTTCGTGGGTAACTACAACCATCGTCATACCATCACGGGCTAGAGTACGCATCACATCTAATACTTCGCGTACCATTTCTGGGTCTAAAGCTGAGGTGGGTTCGTCGAATAGCATAATTTTAGGCTGCATCGCTAATGCACGCGCGATCGCCACCCGTTGTTGTTGTCCACCAGATAACTGTCCGGGATATTTCCGCGCTTGTTCTAATATTCCTACTCTTTCTAATAGTTGCATTGCCAATTCTTCAGCTTTCGCTTTTGACCAGCGACGTACCCAAATTGGCGCTAAGGTAATATTTTGCAATACGGTGAGGTGGGGAAACAAATTAAATTGTTGAAAAACCATTCCTACTTCTTGCCGAATTGCTTCAATATTCCGCAAGTCGTTACTCAGGATAATCCCATCAATAATAATTTTTCCTTGTTGATATGCTTCTAAAGCATTGAATGTGCGAATAAAAGTTGATTTTCCTGAGCCAGAAGGCCCCATTAATACTAATACTTCTCCTCGGTTAACAGTTAAACTCACACCTTGGAGGACATGAAATTTTCCATACCATTTATGAACATTCTCAGCAATAATAATTGATTCTTTATCTATCATCATGATTTTTTCTACCTAAATTGTATTTTTAATAACATCTAGTCAATAAAAATATTGGATAAATTGTAGCAAATTAACGGCTCTGAAAATTGGCAATTGATGTATTTAATAATTCAGAGTGAGATGAAAAATCAATGGTTTGGGCAAGGGTGAAAGGGTGTAGGGTTGTACGTATTCAAAACCCTTGCACCCTATACCCTTTCACCCCCACACCCAGTCTCCACAGAGCATCTTTGTGCATAAGTTATGGTATTATTAAATCTTAGTACTGTTACAAAGAATTCGGTGTCAAAACCAGCAGATACAGGTGGTAAGCGATTAATTAGTCTCGCTCCCGATGCTTGGGTAAAATGGGTAACGCAGCGCCCAGAAGTTATAGCAAAAGAAATTTTAGGTTCTGAGTTTCAGTGGATTAGCCGTGAAACAGATGTGCTTGTAAAAGCATATAGTGAGGCATGTGGCGATTTTTTGGTACTCACAGAATTGCAATTGCGCTACACAACCAAAATGCCTTTAAGGATGAGGGCTTATGCGGCTTTAGCAGAGGAACGTTACCAACTGCCTACTTATCCAGTGTTGATCAACATCTTGCCACCGCCAACGACAATAACAGTTGTCAGTAGTTACGAGCAAGAATTTTTTGGATTACGTGCTATCCAAGACTATCGCGTGATTAATTTGTGGGAAGTAGACGCTGAGATTGTGTTTCAGCAACCAATACCATCTTTATTACCATTCGTGCCAATATTGCGAGGCGGAGGAGAAGCATCTGTTGTACAACGCGCACTACAAATACTACGAGCAGATGACCAGTTCAACCAGTTAGAATCATTGCTGGCTTTTTTTGCTAGTTTTGTGTTAGAGACACCTTTAGTACAGCAAATTATGAGGTGGGATATGACAGTATTAAGAGAATCACCTTGGTATGAAGAAATTTTAACTGAAGGTAAAGTATTAGGTCTTCAGCAAGGTTTAGAGCGAGGTTTAGAACAAGGCTTAGAGCAAGGTGCGCGACGGCAATTAATACGGGTGTTGCAACGACGCTTTGGCGAAATTTCACCTTCAGTAGTCGCAAGTTTGGAAAGTGCGAGTGTAGAACAGTTAGAAAATCTCATGGATGCGGCTATTACTGCCAGTTCTTTGGCAGAATTTATGACTTTCTTATCTGATGAAAGTGATACCGCGCAATAATTAATTAAACTGTCTCTCTAACTGTTGGGAGACTAACGACATTGAATAGCAAAATAGCCAGTAAATTAACCCAACAAATAAATAAACTTCTGCATAGCGCCCGATAAATTGTGGCTGTGCCAAGATGGAACGGGAAATACCTGTTAGTTCTACTAAACCTAGTAAAGATAAGAGCGAAGTATCTTTAAATAAGCCAATAAATTGTCCAACAATTGCCGGAATAACTGCTCGTAAAGCTTGGGGAAGGACAATTAATAAAATTACCAATGGTGTTTTTAATCCTAATGCTTTAGCGGCTTCAATTTGCCCACGAGGAATTGCTTGCAGTCCGCCACGGACGTTTTCTGCCATGTAAGCCGCACTGAATAAAACTAATCCGGCAATTCCTCTAATGACTCTATCTAACCGCCAATCTGTTGGTAAAAATAAAGGTAACATGACTTGAGCGAGAAATAAAATACCGATTAGTGGTAATCCTCGCACAATCTCTATATATAGAATAGAAAACCAACGTAAAATAGGCAAATTACTAGTACGTCCTAAAGCTAATAAAACCCCTAAAGGAAACGAAAGTATAATACTCACGACTGCCATTAAAACAGTGAGTAGTAAACCATTCCATAAATTTGTAGGAACAGTTTGTAAACCCAATCCCCCACCAATTAGCCAAATAATTAGCGGAAATGATAATAGCCAGAGTGGAGACAGCCAAGGAGTTATAGTTTTATAAAATTTTTGACTCAGCCAAAAGCTTGTTAATGTTAATGCCCCAATAAATAGTAACCATATACGCGAGGTGAAATCCAAAGGCAGAAAAATTAATAATCCACTATAAATAAAAGCAAAAATAGCAAATCCCAGCTTATTAAAATTTTGTTTATTAAATACAACACCGCTAGTTATAGAGAATAAAACAGACGCGATCGCCAAAACAATCCAAGCACGCCAATATAGGGTTTGGGGAAACCTCCCGACTAAGAATAAGCGCAAGTTAACTTGAATCACTGCCCATTGTGCTTGAGTGGTTGTCCAAGTTATTACGTTATGTAATGCCCAAAATATAAATACTAAACAGACAACAGTTAGTAAGCTGTTGTACCAAGTGTTAAACAAGTTTTTCCGCAGCCAAGTTAATTGAGAATTTATCATGTGTTTTTTCTATATCTTTTTCATCTTTCTGGAATTTGTACGGTACGATTGAGCAAATTCATCATGATGGAGATAGTCAAGCTCAAGGTAAGATAAGTGAGCATAAGTAGCAACATTACTTCTACGGCTCTCCCGGTTTGATTAAAGGTGGTAGAAGCGACAAAATAAATATCGGGATAACCAATAGCGATCGCTAAACTAGAATTTTTCGTCAAATTCAGATACTGACTTGTTAATGGCGGAATGATTACCCGCAAGGCTTGGGGAAAAACCACCAAGCGCATTACTAATCCTGGCTTGAAACCAAGCGATCGCGCCGCCTCCCATTGTCCTTTAGGTACTGATTGAATTCCACCCCGGACAATTTCTGCAATAAACGCACCTGTGTAAAAAATTAATCCTAACAGTAAAGCCGAAAACTCTGGGGAAAAACTCAACCAAGGTAATTCAATGCCATTTTGACTGAGACTGATAAAACCCCAAAGAGAAATTTTATTGTCTGCTTTAGGAAAACTCAAAAAAACAGCAAAGTACCAAAATAGTAATTGCAATAGTAAAGGTGTATTCCGAAAAATTTCTACATAAATTAAGCTGATATTTCGTACTAACCAGTTATCAGATAACCGAGTTATCCCAGCAGTTATGCCGACAATTGTCGTGAAAAAAATGCCTGCGATCGCCACCCGCAATGAGTTAATTAATCCCACCCACAAAGCACGGGTATATGTATCAGTGGCTTTGTAAGCAATTGGCGTTTCACCAATATCAAAAGATGCTTGCTGCTTGAGAAAATCAAATCCGAATTTAATACCTAATTGTTGTAAATTACGGCTCAGATTGCTCCAAAGTATGATTACTAAAATGGCTGCTAAAAATACAGCAACAAATTGTGCAGTGATTTGCCAAAAACGATAATCACGCCAAATGGGGGGTTTGTCATTGGTCATTTAATTTGTATGGGGAGGTGAGGGAGACAAGGGGGATAAGGGAGAGATGTTTGTCAATTATTTAGGATTGCTAGATGAAGTTTCACACTTCATCTAAATGGTGGGGAGTAGAGTAATCCGCCTTTTGACCAGAGTTGATTTTGACCACGGGCGAGGTTGAGTTTGGTTTTGGGGCCGAGGTTGCGATCGTATACTTCCGCGTAATTACCAACGTGTTTAATGACTCTAGCGGCGAAATCGTTAGTTAAGCCGAGTCCTTCACCTAAGTTGCCTTCTGTGCCTAAAAAGCGTTTAATATCTGGATCATTACTACTGGCAAATTGCGTGACATTCTGAGAAGTAATACCCAATTCTTCAGCTTTGACGAGGGAATAAACCACCCATTTGACAACATCACCCCACTTCGTATCTCCTTTGGCGACTGCTGGTGCTAAAGGTTCTGAGGAGATGACTTCATCAAGAATGA
Encoded proteins:
- the dnaN gene encoding DNA polymerase III subunit beta, whose product is MKLLCSQSDLSTNLSLVSRAVPSRPNHPVLANILLQADVETNQVSLTAFDLSLGIRTSFSAEVWQGGAIAIPAKLLLDITSRLPEGEITLDDEASEASTGEGLIVTLTPKSGYYQLRAMSAEDFPELPIIEDAEPINLTAAALIEGLRGSLFATSADETKQVLTGVHLSVKQDTLEFGATDGHRLAVVETTNERPLGGSGELEVTVPSKALRELERMLAHHAADDAIALYLDQGQVIFEWQHQRLTSRTLEGQYPAYRQLIPRQFERQVTVDRKQFLSTLERIAVLADQKNNIVKLTIDHAAQELTLSCEAQEMGSGRESIPAEISGEDIEIAFNVKYLMEGLKALPSSEIQMHINQNLTPVIFTPLGGLKMTYLAMPVQMRS
- a CDS encoding DUF4365 domain-containing protein: MSLSTQKEDFSYAYVYAVTATAGYSLQAATRRLDDSGIDATITVPGKLNSKRLPRFDVQIKSTSQDILKETFIKYKLSTKNYDELREDDPFVPQLLIVVLVPEAVSDWLSQTEESLCLKRCGYWLSLRGQPPVDNKTSITVEIKRQNIFSPDALKTIMSRIAVGEFL
- a CDS encoding amino acid ABC transporter ATP-binding protein, with amino-acid sequence MIDKESIIIAENVHKWYGKFHVLQGVSLTVNRGEVLVLMGPSGSGKSTFIRTFNALEAYQQGKIIIDGIILSNDLRNIEAIRQEVGMVFQQFNLFPHLTVLQNITLAPIWVRRWSKAKAEELAMQLLERVGILEQARKYPGQLSGGQQQRVAIARALAMQPKIMLFDEPTSALDPEMVREVLDVMRTLARDGMTMVVVTHEVGFAREVADRVILMDSGSLVESATPDIFFTNPQEDRTRQFLSQIL
- a CDS encoding DUF4351 domain-containing protein, whose product is MSKPADTGGKRLISLAPDAWVKWVTQRPEVIAKEILGSEFQWISRETDVLVKAYSEACGDFLVLTELQLRYTTKMPLRMRAYAALAEERYQLPTYPVLINILPPPTTITVVSSYEQEFFGLRAIQDYRVINLWEVDAEIVFQQPIPSLLPFVPILRGGGEASVVQRALQILRADDQFNQLESLLAFFASFVLETPLVQQIMRWDMTVLRESPWYEEILTEGKVLGLQQGLERGLEQGLEQGARRQLIRVLQRRFGEISPSVVASLESASVEQLENLMDAAITASSLAEFMTFLSDESDTAQ
- a CDS encoding amino acid ABC transporter permease; translated protein: MINSQLTWLRKNLFNTWYNSLLTVVCLVFIFWALHNVITWTTTQAQWAVIQVNLRLFLVGRFPQTLYWRAWIVLAIASVLFSITSGVVFNKQNFNKLGFAIFAFIYSGLLIFLPLDFTSRIWLLFIGALTLTSFWLSQKFYKTITPWLSPLWLLSFPLIIWLIGGGLGLQTVPTNLWNGLLLTVLMAVVSIILSFPLGVLLALGRTSNLPILRWFSILYIEIVRGLPLIGILFLAQVMLPLFLPTDWRLDRVIRGIAGLVLFSAAYMAENVRGGLQAIPRGQIEAAKALGLKTPLVILLIVLPQALRAVIPAIVGQFIGLFKDTSLLSLLGLVELTGISRSILAQPQFIGRYAEVYLFVGLIYWLFCYSMSLVSQQLERQFN
- a CDS encoding amino acid ABC transporter permease yields the protein MTNDKPPIWRDYRFWQITAQFVAVFLAAILVIILWSNLSRNLQQLGIKFGFDFLKQQASFDIGETPIAYKATDTYTRALWVGLINSLRVAIAGIFFTTIVGITAGITRLSDNWLVRNISLIYVEIFRNTPLLLQLLFWYFAVFLSFPKADNKISLWGFISLSQNGIELPWLSFSPEFSALLLGLIFYTGAFIAEIVRGGIQSVPKGQWEAARSLGFKPGLVMRLVVFPQALRVIIPPLTSQYLNLTKNSSLAIAIGYPDIYFVASTTFNQTGRAVEVMLLLMLTYLTLSLTISIMMNLLNRTVQIPER